The Rubrobacter tropicus nucleotide sequence GGGCCGGCCGCTCGTGATCGTGCAGGAAGACTACGACGGCCTGCCCGAGCTCGACGTGACGATCCGGAACGTCAGCGAGGGCGCGGCCAAGGACATAACCTTCGAGTTCTCGGCCCCGATAGAGAACTCTGGCGGTTTCGTCATCTCTGAGTTGCCGTACTTCAGGGACGGCCTGGACTTCCTGCCGCCGCACGGCGAGATCTCCTGCTACTGGGACGACCTGGACGCCCTGATCCCATACCTCAAAGAGAAGGACCTCGGCGCCGGCATCCACGTAATCGTCCGCTACAAGGACCTCTCCGGCACGCCCTACGAAAGCCGCTGGCGCCTCAACCCCTTCCTCTACAAGGACACCCGCCTGGTAAAGCGCAAGGGCATGGCCGACCTCGTAAGGGCCGTGGAGAAACTGCATCGCCCTTCGGGCAGCTAGTCGCCCTGCGGGCAGCTTGTCAGCTTTCAGCCGTTCAGAACCTGACCGGGCCGCGCACCGCGCGGCGGTGCGGGTACCGGAAAACGTGGCGCGTTCAGACGACTGGCTGACTGCTGAAAGCGAGGGCCGAAGGCCCGAAGCGTGCTGACGAGGCGCGAAGCGCCGGGCTGAAAGCCTGCGAAGCAGGCGCGCGGCGAGCGAAGCTCGCCTAGAAGCTCCAGTCGCGGGCGAGGCGGTCGCGGAAGACGTCCGCGTCGCCGCCGCCGGCCTGGGCGTCTTCGAGGCGGGATATGACCTCGGCGACCGTCTCGTCCGTCTTCGCCATGCGTTCGGCGAGGGTGCGCCCGATCTCGAAGACGAGCTTGCACGCGGCGGGCGAGTCGTCGTCGAGCATCTGGAGCAGCCTGTCCCTGTCGATACCGTGGGCCTCGACGGGCGTAACGGCCTCGACGGTGGCGGCGGCCCGGGGCTCGGTGAGGAGGCCCATCTCGCCGACCACGGTCGGCGCCGGGACGGTCGCCAGGTGCTGGCGACGCCTGCGCAGGATCTTCTTGTGGACCTCGACGGTGCCCGACGTGATGACGTAGAGCCTCTCCTCCGGGCCGCCCTCACGGAAGATCTGCTGCCCCGCGTCGAAGTACGCGGGCTCCATCAACCCTTCGAGCTCGGCCCTCTCTTCGTCGTCCAGGTGCCGGAAGACCGGCACCGCCCCGAGGTCTGGCGTCTCCTGCACTCCCACTCCTCCCCTACACGGACCAGTCTGTTATCAGCCTGTCGCGGAAGGCCTCCACGTCGGTCTCCCCCCGCCGCTCCAGCTCCCTTATCGCCTCGACTACCTCCTCGTCCAGGCGCGTGAGCCTACGGGCAAGCGTGCGGGCGATGCGGTAGGAGAGCTTGAAGGCCGCGGGACGCCCCTCCTCCACCATCCGGCGGAAGGTCTGGCGCGGGATCTTGACCCCCCTCACGTCGCCCACGGCCGTCACCGTCGCAGACGCCCCGCTCTCCCCGAGCAATCCCCTCTCCCCGACCACCGTGGGCTCGTCCCCCGCCTCTATCTCGGCCAGCAGCCGGTCCCGATCCCCCGCCAGGCGTTTCCTTACCTCGACCTTTCCCGAAGAGAGCACGTACAGACTCCCAGGCTCGGCCCCCTCAGAGATGATCGTATCCCCCGCCCCGAAAGACACGGGCTCGGAGACCTCGGCGAACTCCTCCCTCTCTTCTTCGGTCAGGAACTCGAAGAACCTGACCCCCTGCAACCCGTCGTCCACCGTCCCTCACCCTTTCCGAAGCCTCCGCCTGCGCATTATATGCCCGCCGCCACCCCGGCGAAAATACCGCAACCAAAAAGGGAGGGAGCGGCGATATCGCCGCTCCCTCCCGGGAACCTCGGATGGTTCGAGGCCCTACCCGATGACCTGAACGTCAACGTAATCCACGCCGGCGTAGGTCAGGCCGATCTCATCGGCCGCCGCCTGTGACAGGTCGAGCTCCCGCCCTCCCGCGTACGGCCCGCGGTCGGTGACCTCCACGACCGTGGAATAGCCGCCGTAGCTGACGAGCAACTCCGTACCGAACGGGTACTGCAGCGAAGCAGCCGTGTACTCGGTGTACGGCTCGAAGACGTCGCCACTCGCGGTGAGGTTGCCTTCGAGGCCCGGCCCATAGTAGCTCGCGAGCTGGGTGTCGGCCGCGGCACTGTCTTGCAGGGCAGCCAGCGAAACAACCATCACGCCAGCCACCATGATCATCTTGAGAAAAGACTTCACTAGGAGTCCCCCTCCAGATTGCTTGCACAACAGCCCAAGACCCTACTAGCAATAGTCAGAGTTACAAGCTAGTACAAGTTGGTTTTAATCTGATTTAGGGGGTATTTGTGAACTCTTTACATCACCCGCATAGGGTATTTTCGAGGCTTCTGACACTACATGTTGTGGTTTTTCGCGGGGCTCCCCGCGCGTTTCCAGACGCGAGGGTCACGAGCAATCGGCGGGGGTATGGGGGTTGTGGCCAAAGCGGTCTGCAAACAGGGTGAACCTGTCTGTGAAGCTCTCAGTTCTCAGCCGTCAGCTTTCAGCCATCAGCTTTCGGCCGAAGACAAATTGCTGACGGCTGATAGCGAAGGCCGTAAGGCCGAAGCGGGCTGACTGCTGACGGCGCGGTTTTCAGAAGCTGATTGCGCTCCTGAAAACCGCTCTAGGCGGGGTTCCGGTAGCGGTCGGCGCGGGCCTGTATCTCGGGCGTCTTGCGATCGGCGCGGCGTTGGGCGCCGCGGGGCATCTTTCCCGAGGCGGCGAGCCTCAGGAAGGCTTCGCAGACGCGGAGGGCTTCGGCGTGGTCGCGGCGGCGCTCGTAGATGGAGGCGAGCCGCTCGTAGGGGTGGCTGCCCACGAAGCCCTCGGCCACGCTCTTTTCGTAGAGGGCGATTGCCCGCTGGGGGTCGCCGTTCTGTTCGGCCCGCTCGGCCTCCTCGTTGCGTTGCATGGCCGCGTCGAAGTTGCGGAGGGGGTCGTCTTCGGTGCCGATCCTGGCGCGTTCGTCGGGATCCAGGCCGTACAGGGGCGAGGGCTCCTTCTTGGCCGGCTGTTCTTCGCCGCCGAAGATCTTTCGCAGGCGTCTGAAAACCAGGGCGTACCTCCGGATCTCTTGTCCGCCAGTATAACCGGGTTCGGGTGGTCCGGGCTGTGCTTTAATCCGGCTTCCGTGGAGTAAGAAGGGAGACGCTTTGGCCTACGAGTTCGGCAGGTATCTGAAGATCCGGGGCGCGTGGGGCGCGAGCTGGTCGCCGGACGGCCGCAGGGTCGCTTTTTTGACCGAGATCACGGGCATCCCTCAGGTATGGGAGGTCCCCGCGAAGGGCGGCTGGCCGGAGCAACTCACCTTCCACGAGGAACGAGTCTCGGGCGCCGAGTACTCCCCTACGACGAACGGGCTCCTCTTCGGCATGGACGCGGGCGGCAACGAGCGCTCCCAACTCTTCCTGCTGAACGGCGGCGAAGAACGCGACCTCACGCGGGACCCGGGCGCCATCCACTACTCCGGCGGCTTCTCCCCCGACGGAGAACGCGTTGCCTTCGCGGCCACCCGCCGCAACGGGACGGACTTCGACGTCTACGTGCAGGGGCTCCCCGATGGAGATCCCGAACTGGTCTGGGAGGTCTCCGGCTACCACACCGTCTCGCGCTGGAGCCCGGACGGCTCGTTTCTAATAGTCTCCCGCCACCACTCCAACGTGAACAACGACCTCTACAGGTTGGATCTCGCAAGCGGCGAGGCGGCGTTGTTGACGCCGCACGAGGGCGACGCCCGCTTCGGGTCGGCAAACGTCACACCGGGCGGTGATTCACTGTACCTGGCGACGGACCGGGACGGGGACTTCGTCAGGCTCGCGCGGCTCGACCTGTCCACGCTCGGCATCGAGTACCTCACCCCCGACGACCACGACGTCGAGGAGGTCGAGCTCTCGCGGGACGGGCGTTACCTCGCCGTGACCCGCAACGTCGGGGGCTACTCGGACCTACTGCTCTTCAACGGCCGCGGCGGGCGGATGCCAGACCCGGACGTCCCGCGCGGCATCGTCGGCGGCCTCGCCTTCTCGCCCGACTCGAAAAAGGTGGCCTTCACGCTCACGGGGCCAGCCCGCAACCCGGACGTGTGGACCCTGGAGCTCCCGGACGGGGAGGCCAACCGTCTGACCCGGTCCTCCACGGCCGGTATACCGCCGGGAAGCTTCCGCCGGCCCGAGCTCGTGCGCTACCCGAGCTTCGACGGGCGCGAGATCCCGGCCGTCTTCTACGAGCCTGACGAAGCCGGGGAGAACGCGCCCGTGATCGTAAACGTCCACGGCGGCCCCGAGAGCCAGTCGCGGCCCGCGTTCGCCCCCGTTACGCAGTACCTGCTCGGCCGAGGCCACGCCGTCTTCTCCCCCAACGTGCGCGGCTCGACCGGCTACGGCAAGGCCTTCACGCATCTCGACGACGTGGGGCTCAGGATGGACTCCGTGAAGGACCTCGCCCACGCCGCACACTGGCTGCGGGGGAGGGGGCACGAGAAGATAGCGGTCATGGGCGGCTCCTACGGGGGTTTCATGGTGCTCGCGGCGCTCACGGAGTACCCGGATCTGTGGAGCGCGGGGGTGGACATCGTGGGCATCGCCAACCTCGTCACCTTCCTGGAGAACACCGGCTCTTACCGAAGGGCGCTGCGCGAGCCCGAGTACGGTTCGCTGGAGAGAGACCGCGAGTTTCTGGAGTCCATCAGCCCCATTCACAAGGCCGACAAGATCACGGCCCCCCTCATGGTCATCCACGGCAAGAACGACCCGCGGGTGCCGGTGGGCGAGGCGGAGCAGATCGTGGAGAAGGTCCGCGAGAACGGCGGCGCCGTCGAGTACCTGCTCTACGAGGACGAGGGGCACGGCCTCGCCAAACTAAAGAACCGCCTCGACGCATACCCGAAGATAGCCGCATTCCTGGACGATCACCTCAAGGCCCCGGTATGAGCTGACACGGCGGGGCTTTCGACCACCGTAGACGCGAGGACGGGACAGCCGCGATCCCCCACGGAGGCCGCCCCACTGCACGCATCTTCAATCACATTGACTCACAGAACACGTGTCTGTAGACTTTGCGCTTACCTTTACAAATCTCTCGGGGGAAAGGTAAAGCATGGTTTCTAGGTTTGGCCCTCTGGGCGTCTGGTCCGTGGCGGGTGGGATGCTTTTCGGGTTGCTGCTCGTGGCGCTCGCGCTGCCGGCGGGGGCGCAGACGGGACCGGTAGACGACGGGCCCTCGCTCTCCGTAAGCGATCGCCTGGAGGACCGCCGGTACGTGGCGACGGGGTCGAGGGGGTACGTCGTCGGGACCGAAGACGGGCGGTTCCCGGCCATGGGGTTCCATACCAGGGGCGAGATGGGCGGGGTGTGGACGCCCCCGATCAAGCTGCTCGACGGCCTCTGGTTCGGTATAGGAGAAGACTGGATCGGGCCCGCCGAGAAGTTCACGGGCGGCTACGGCCACGTCGAGATGGAGCTGCCGGGCCCGGACGGCCTCTCGATACGGAGGACGGACTTCGTCCCCGACGGCAAACGCTCCGTCCTCGTCGGCCTCACCTTCGAGTCGGAGGGCGCGCGGACCGTCGACCTCAAGATGGACGCCCACTCCGAGCTGATGGGCGCCTACCCCTGGGGCGAGACCACCCCGAACCAGAAGACGTTCAACCTCCAAGACGAGGTTTCCGTCGAGGGCGGCAGGCTCGTCTTCCGCGAGCAAGGGACGCCGCCGGCCGAGAACGCGCTTCCGCACGACTGGGCGGCCGTCGTCGGCTCCAGCCTGACGCCGACGGGGAGCGAGACCGGCGAGGACTACAGGGGACCGCAGGACCCGGCCGAGGTCTGCCCCGCCCCGCCCGCCCCGAACGCGGAGCCACCGGGCGGCTGCGACGACACGGAGTTTGGCAAGGGCAAGGGCGGCCAGCTCCGCTACGAGGTGGGGCTGGCCGCCGGCGAGGCGAGGACCGTCTGGTTCGCCGTCTCGGGCGCGGACTACGACGGTGAAAACCCGGCCGACGCGAAGGCGGCGGCGCTCTCGGCAAACGAGGCAGCGCTGGCCGACCCGGACGCCCTGCTCGAGGAGAAGGTCCTCTCGCGGACCGGGCTGGCCGAGAACACCAGGCTCTCGTTGCCCGACGACCGCAGGCTGCAGCGGAGCATCGAGTGGAGCAAGCAGAACCTCGCGGACTCCGTGCAGACGGCGAGGGACCTGGAGATCCGGGAGACCAACGCGGGCGCAAACTACCCGGCGCCCGAGGGCGACCTCGAGAAGATGCGCTTCCTCGGGGCGGGCTTCCCGGACTACCAGTGGCTCTTCGGGACGGACGGGGAGTACACCGCCTTCGCGAGCGTCGGCGTCGGGCAGTTCGGGCCGATCAAAGACCACCTCAGGGCCCTGCGGGACGTAAGCCTCATAGACAACGGCCGCTCCGGCAAGGTCGTCCACGAGGTAGTCACGGACGGGACGGTCTTCTTCGGGTCGAACGCTGACGACGGCAACACCGACGAGACCTCCAAGTTCCCGAGCGCGGTCGCCCTGCTGTGGCGCTGGACCGGCGACGACGCCTTCCGCGACGAGATGTACGGTTTCACGAAGCGGAATATGGAGTACGTGTTCCGCGAACTCGACGAGGACGGGGACCTCTGGCCGGAGGGCCTCGGCAACGTCGAGCGGGCCGGGATGGGCGAGGAGAAGCTCGACAACGCCGTCTACACCATCCGGGGCCTCTATGATCTCGCGGACATGGCGAGGAGCAAGGGCGACGGGGAGACCGTGAGGTGGGCGACCTCGCGCGCAAGAGTCATGGAGCGGCGCTTCGAGGACGCCTGGTGGTTCGGGCGGGAGGGTGCTACGCAGTACGCCGACTCGCTCGACCGTTCGCCCGTCGGCGGTGCCAACGAGAAGATCTTCCAGCGGCACTGGATCGGGGGCACCCCCATGGACGTGGAGTTCCCGTCGGGCAGAGGGGAGGTCCGCCCCGGCCTCGCCTCGCGCGCCCACGGCAACGCGGCCCTCGACGAGCGCGAGCTGGACTGCTACACGGGCCGCTTCGGCATGTTCCACACGGGCACTGGCCCAACCAGCGCGGAGGGCGGCAACAGGGGCGCGAGTTGCGACAGGCACCTCTCTGAGGTGCAGAGCGAGCGAAACATCTTCACGCTCAACACCGCCATCATGGCCGTCGGAGAGGGCAACTACGGCAGGCTCGGCGAGGACCAGCAGCAACACTACGCCGACGCCAACGCGGATCTGCAGCTCATCCCGGACGAGCAGCCGGGCGCCATGCCAGAGATAGCGCCCTCCCCGGACTACGCGGCGGGCGGCTCGAAAGACAGACCCTTCAACGAGCGGGCGATGGTGCTGCAGGCGTGGGGTGCCTACGGCACGATCTGGCCCGTCGTCCACCAGTGGCTCGGCGTCCGTCCGGACATGGGCCGCGGCGAACTCGCCGTCGTCCCCCAGGTCCCACCCGGCTCCCCCGCCATCTCGGGTAGGAACATAAGGCTCGGAGGCGGCTCCGTCCGCGTCGAGGCAGAGGCCGAAGGCAGGACCTACCGCACCACCGTCCGCCCGAACGTGGCGCTGGACGGGCTGACCCTCGGGCATACCGTCCCGCGCTCGGAGTCGGTCCGCTCCGTCACCCTGAACGGTGAGAGGGTCCGCTACAAGGTAAACACCACAAACCGCGGCAAGGAGGTGCTAGCCGGGGCCCCGACGCGCGGGGAGCAGGAACTGATAATCAAGACGTCCAGGTAGGGCTAGACCGGGGGCGGCCCGTTCGGGCCGCCCCGCCGACCGTAGATTTAACGCAGAGTTTTCTGGCCTTTAACCTATGCATGAAGATGCCTCCCTATACTTCTGCCGGTCGTTAGGTAAGCGGGGCCCCAGCCTCGCTGCGGAGAAACGGAGGGAAGCGTCTTGGACGTAAAGGGCAAACCGGGTCGGGTCAGCCGCAAGCAATTTCTCGGGGCAGGAGGGGCGGGCGCGGCGGCGTTCGTGCTGGGCGCTTTGGGCACGCAGAGCGGGCCTCTGGGCGCCCTGGGCGCTCGCGGCGCGCTGGGGCAGGAGGCACCGCGCACGGAGGGCTACGGGCCGCTCGGGCCGTCCAACGGGCCGGATCTCCTGCTGCCCCAGGGCTTCCGGTATAGGGTGATCTCCCGCCAGGGCGAGCCTATGAGCGACGGCAACCCGACGCCTGGCATCTTCGACGGCATGGGGGCGTTCCCCGGGCCGCGGGGGACCACCATCCTGATCCGCAACCACGAGAACCGGCGGCGTCCCGGGGAGATCCCGGTCGTCGTGCCGGCGGACAAGCGCTACGACGCCGACCCGACCTACACGGCCGGGGACACCAAGGTCGTGCTCGACCGCAGGGGCAACGTGACGAGGAGCTTCGCCATCCTCGGCGGCACCGACACCAACTGCGCCGGCGGCGAGACGCCTTACGGGACTTGGATCACCTGCGAGGAGGTGGTCAACCGCTCGGCCGCGGGCGTCAAGCACGGCTACATCTTCGAGATCGACGCCTACGCCGAAGGTCCCGTAGACGCCGTGCCGATCCGGTCCGCCGGCCGCATGTCCCACGAGGCGGTCGCCTACCTCGACGGCATCCTCTACGAGACCGAGGACCGAAGCATCTCCCGCGATGGCGGCGCCTGCTTCTACCGCTACATCCCCGAGGGCGACGACGGTGACGACCGCGGCCGTGGCAGGGACGACGATGATCGCGAGAGGCTCCCCGACGGGGGCAGGTTGCAGGCGCTCAAGCTGAGGGACGAGGACCGGGCGAACATGGACACGGGCAGGCCCGTCGGGCAGGCGTACCCCGTCGAGTGGGTGGACGTGCCGGTGCCGGACCACGACGACGACACCGACCAGCTCAGGAGTGGGCCGGACAACCTGCTTCCGACGCGCTTTCAGGCGCAGAACCGGGGCGCGGCCCTCTTCGACCGCGAGGAAGGCATCTGGGTCGGGGACGGCAAGATCTACTTCGACTGCACCTTCGGCGGCGCCCAGAACCTCGGCC carries:
- a CDS encoding tetratricopeptide repeat protein yields the protein MQRNEEAERAEQNGDPQRAIALYEKSVAEGFVGSHPYERLASIYERRRDHAEALRVCEAFLRLAASGKMPRGAQRRADRKTPEIQARADRYRNPA
- a CDS encoding septal ring lytic transglycosylase RlpA family protein, translated to MKSFLKMIMVAGVMVVSLAALQDSAAADTQLASYYGPGLEGNLTASGDVFEPYTEYTAASLQYPFGTELLVSYGGYSTVVEVTDRGPYAGGRELDLSQAAADEIGLTYAGVDYVDVQVIG
- a CDS encoding cyclic nucleotide-binding domain-containing protein — encoded protein: MDDGLQGVRFFEFLTEEEREEFAEVSEPVSFGAGDTIISEGAEPGSLYVLSSGKVEVRKRLAGDRDRLLAEIEAGDEPTVVGERGLLGESGASATVTAVGDVRGVKIPRQTFRRMVEEGRPAAFKLSYRIARTLARRLTRLDEEVVEAIRELERRGETDVEAFRDRLITDWSV
- a CDS encoding S9 family peptidase, with product MAYEFGRYLKIRGAWGASWSPDGRRVAFLTEITGIPQVWEVPAKGGWPEQLTFHEERVSGAEYSPTTNGLLFGMDAGGNERSQLFLLNGGEERDLTRDPGAIHYSGGFSPDGERVAFAATRRNGTDFDVYVQGLPDGDPELVWEVSGYHTVSRWSPDGSFLIVSRHHSNVNNDLYRLDLASGEAALLTPHEGDARFGSANVTPGGDSLYLATDRDGDFVRLARLDLSTLGIEYLTPDDHDVEEVELSRDGRYLAVTRNVGGYSDLLLFNGRGGRMPDPDVPRGIVGGLAFSPDSKKVAFTLTGPARNPDVWTLELPDGEANRLTRSSTAGIPPGSFRRPELVRYPSFDGREIPAVFYEPDEAGENAPVIVNVHGGPESQSRPAFAPVTQYLLGRGHAVFSPNVRGSTGYGKAFTHLDDVGLRMDSVKDLAHAAHWLRGRGHEKIAVMGGSYGGFMVLAALTEYPDLWSAGVDIVGIANLVTFLENTGSYRRALREPEYGSLERDREFLESISPIHKADKITAPLMVIHGKNDPRVPVGEAEQIVEKVRENGGAVEYLLYEDEGHGLAKLKNRLDAYPKIAAFLDDHLKAPV
- a CDS encoding alkaline phosphatase PhoX; this encodes MDVKGKPGRVSRKQFLGAGGAGAAAFVLGALGTQSGPLGALGARGALGQEAPRTEGYGPLGPSNGPDLLLPQGFRYRVISRQGEPMSDGNPTPGIFDGMGAFPGPRGTTILIRNHENRRRPGEIPVVVPADKRYDADPTYTAGDTKVVLDRRGNVTRSFAILGGTDTNCAGGETPYGTWITCEEVVNRSAAGVKHGYIFEIDAYAEGPVDAVPIRSAGRMSHEAVAYLDGILYETEDRSISRDGGACFYRYIPEGDDGDDRGRGRDDDDRERLPDGGRLQALKLRDEDRANMDTGRPVGQAYPVEWVDVPVPDHDDDTDQLRSGPDNLLPTRFQAQNRGAALFDREEGIWVGDGKIYFDCTFGGAQNLGQVWEYDPNEETITLIYESSDPTALQNPDNVVIVPRTGDIFLQEDGPDEDGQFVRGLTEDGEIYDFARTVTNSTEFCGGCFSPDGNTFFLNQQGERGGPVSDGGQPVPNAVTYAITGPFARRRRGGNGRNDD
- a CDS encoding glucosidase family protein, giving the protein MVSRFGPLGVWSVAGGMLFGLLLVALALPAGAQTGPVDDGPSLSVSDRLEDRRYVATGSRGYVVGTEDGRFPAMGFHTRGEMGGVWTPPIKLLDGLWFGIGEDWIGPAEKFTGGYGHVEMELPGPDGLSIRRTDFVPDGKRSVLVGLTFESEGARTVDLKMDAHSELMGAYPWGETTPNQKTFNLQDEVSVEGGRLVFREQGTPPAENALPHDWAAVVGSSLTPTGSETGEDYRGPQDPAEVCPAPPAPNAEPPGGCDDTEFGKGKGGQLRYEVGLAAGEARTVWFAVSGADYDGENPADAKAAALSANEAALADPDALLEEKVLSRTGLAENTRLSLPDDRRLQRSIEWSKQNLADSVQTARDLEIRETNAGANYPAPEGDLEKMRFLGAGFPDYQWLFGTDGEYTAFASVGVGQFGPIKDHLRALRDVSLIDNGRSGKVVHEVVTDGTVFFGSNADDGNTDETSKFPSAVALLWRWTGDDAFRDEMYGFTKRNMEYVFRELDEDGDLWPEGLGNVERAGMGEEKLDNAVYTIRGLYDLADMARSKGDGETVRWATSRARVMERRFEDAWWFGREGATQYADSLDRSPVGGANEKIFQRHWIGGTPMDVEFPSGRGEVRPGLASRAHGNAALDERELDCYTGRFGMFHTGTGPTSAEGGNRGASCDRHLSEVQSERNIFTLNTAIMAVGEGNYGRLGEDQQQHYADANADLQLIPDEQPGAMPEIAPSPDYAAGGSKDRPFNERAMVLQAWGAYGTIWPVVHQWLGVRPDMGRGELAVVPQVPPGSPAISGRNIRLGGGSVRVEAEAEGRTYRTTVRPNVALDGLTLGHTVPRSESVRSVTLNGERVRYKVNTTNRGKEVLAGAPTRGEQELIIKTSR
- a CDS encoding cyclic nucleotide-binding domain-containing protein translates to MQETPDLGAVPVFRHLDDEERAELEGLMEPAYFDAGQQIFREGGPEERLYVITSGTVEVHKKILRRRRQHLATVPAPTVVGEMGLLTEPRAAATVEAVTPVEAHGIDRDRLLQMLDDDSPAACKLVFEIGRTLAERMAKTDETVAEVISRLEDAQAGGGDADVFRDRLARDWSF